In Chanodichthys erythropterus isolate Z2021 chromosome 7, ASM2448905v1, whole genome shotgun sequence, a genomic segment contains:
- the si:dkey-24l11.2 gene encoding uncharacterized protein si:dkey-24l11.2, whose protein sequence is MESESAGVEQSLGPEDEPTPHPVSAETETDSSSHDNDISSKDTSQKAAQVQQLCRFYSQGRRCYYGKRCRFLHQRAEGPMKEGENSTAHKEKEGSVDGQASDPQQQSSENGQSGTEKHPPPSNRRTAPMKQERARRPCRYFLSGFCAMEDRCRFLHPQQFPPVEDQSHGPRERSSFRPSAPAARPAKSHEQVKLADLTEEVCKELRATEIAQLIKRFPKDNLIVQEREDGQLTYYRVTVQATDPDWPFDLNEVDIMVSFPESYPQEVFTVDIPEDQDLPSLMGRHVQKASEEWLRAKHATNQLMGRVELLFRPYLRWLDRSMEKLFTDGARQLKKDVDLERAGIQFVPYEQLKVTVFKSKSKKSDTPERIVSLTVASGEEEEEEVEEKVHDEAKVEEEEEEEDQDETALAIDGEEGGHQVENIKTRERRRGTEMKLLGLKLGEQTATVAARQISVSLRCNRCKEDSDLTLSGRLPYSAMCENCGADIRAAFRPSMIHHYSDVLGYLDISSAVPVDLVLQDSEFSVGCLNCNKEDTFQNLTYGQNWEQNCQHCHTKLRIFVEATQFQFIQPQTRNQTGGAPKYARRYRDPAVQQGKPLPDKGVCRHFRQSHRWLRFPCCGRAYPCDVCHDEDQDHLMELANRMICGYCAKEQPYSNGKPCVGCGGMMTRATFTSHWEGGQGCRNKAKMSRNDRHKYTNTRKTVARKKSE, encoded by the exons ATGGAGTCAGAAAGTGCGGGTGTGGAGCAG TCATTGGGACCTGAGGATGAACCAACCCCTCATCCTGTGTCGGCTGAAACTGAAACGGACAGCTCAAGCCATGATAATGACATTAGCAGTAAGGACACCTCACAGAAGGCCGCTCAGGTGCAGCAACTGTGCCGCTTTTACTCTCAGGGCAGGCGATGCTATTACGGGAAAAGGTGCCGCTTTCTTCATCAGAGAGCTGAAGGTCCAATGAAAGAAGGAGAGAATAGTACAGCTCACAAGGAGAAAGAAGGAAGCGTGGATGGTCAAGCATCAGACCCACAGCAGCAGTCGAGTGAAAACGGCCAATCTGGTACAGAGAAGCATCCGCCTCCCTCCAACCGCAGAACTGCTCCCATGAAGCAGGAGAGAGCCAGGCGTCCCTGTCGCTACTTTCTGTCTGGGTTTTGTGCAATGGAGGACCGGTGTCGCTTCTTGCATCCACAGCAGTTTCCGCCCGTGGAGGACCAGTCTCACGGCCCGAGAGAGAGGAGCAGCTTCAGGCCTTCCGCTCCAGCCGCACGACCAGCTAAAAGTCATGAGCAGGTCAAACTGGCTGATCTCACTGAAGAGGTCTGCAAGGAGCTGAGAGCCACTGAGATCGCTCAGCTGATCAAGAGATTTCCGAAAGACAATCTCATCGTGCAGGAGAGAGAAGATGGACAGCTGACCTACTACAGAGTCACGGTTCAAGCCACGGACCCTGACTGG CCATTTGACCTTAACGAAGTGGACATCATGGTCAGCTTTCCCGAGAGTTATCCTCAAGAG GTTTTCACTGTGGATATCCCTGAGGACCAGGATTTACCATCACTTATGGGGAG ACATGTGCAGAAGGCCTCAGAGGAATGGCTGAGGGCTAAACATGCCACTAATCAGCTGATGGGTAGAGTTGAGCTGCTCTTCAGGCCGTACTTGCGCTGGCTGGACCGTAGTATGGAGAAACTCTTCACTGATGGAGCCAGACAG TTGAAAAAAGACGTTGACCTTGAGAGGGCTGGAATACAGTTTGTTCCCTATGAACAACTCAAGGTCACAGTTTTTAAGAGCAAATCCAAGAAATCAGACACTCCTGAGCGTATAGTGTCACTCACAGTGGCTTCaggggaagaggaggaggaggaggtggaggagAAAGTGCATGATGAAGCTAAAgtagaggaggaggaggaggaggaggatcaggATGAAACTGCTCTCGCTATTGATGGGGAGGAAGGCGGCCACCAGGTGgagaacataaaaacaagagaGCGACGACGAGGTACTGAAATGAAACTGCTGGGTCTGAAACTGGGAGAACAAACAGCTACTGTGGCGGCCAGACAGATCTCAGTGTCCCTGAGGTGCAACAG GTGTAAAGAGGACTCTGACCTGACCCTGAGCGGGCGTCTACCCTATTCTGCTATGTGTGAGAATTGTGGAGCAGATATCAGGGCGGCCTTCAGACCTAGTATGATTCACCACTACAGTGATGTTTTGGGCTATCTGGACATAAGCTCAGCTGTGCCTGTAGACCTGGTACTGCAGGACTCGGAGTTCAGTGTTGGTTGCCTTAACTGCAACAAAGAGGACACATTTCAG aATCTGACCTATGGGCAAAACTGGGAACAAAACTGCCAACATTGTCATACCAAACTCAGAATTTTTGTGGAAGCGACACAATTTCAGTTCATTCAGCCACAGACCAGAAATCAAACAG GTGGAGCTCCTAAATATGCTCGACGTTACAGAGACCCTGCAGTTCAGCAAGGGAAACCCCTACCTGATAAAGGTGTCTGCAGGCATTTCAGACAAAGTCACCGGTGGCTCAG ATTTCCATGCTGCGGTCGGGCGTACCCATGTGACGTATGCCATGATGAAGATCAGGACCATCTGATGGAGCTGGCCAACAGAATGATCTGCGGATATTGTGCCAAAGAGCAG CCATACAGCAACGGTAAGCCATGTGTTGGTTGCGGAGGCATGATGACAAGAGCCACCTTCACAAGCCACTGGGAGGGCGGACAGGGCTGTAGAAACAAGGCTAAAATGAGCAG GAATGATCGGCACAAATACACCAACACACGTAAAACGGTGGCAAGGAAAAAAAGTGAATAA
- the kti12 gene encoding protein KTI12 homolog: MPLIVMCGYPCSGKTQRAHELREYFTKNTERQVHIVGDEDQGIDKNSVYADSQKEKNLRGSLRAEVERKVNRGDIVILDSLNYIKGYRYELFCLIKHTQTPHCLMYCLTSADVSTEWNKGREADSQYTQEILDALIQRFEAPDSRNRWDSPLFTIQQDDSLPFEAICDALFKRKAPPPNQSTQSQPLSSTNFLYELDKVTQDVLMAVLESQKTSVPGDLISIPGATEKIEFTRSLNMVELRKLRRQFISYTKMHPTENIGQIANMFVQYLNKSMH, translated from the exons ATGCCGTTAATAGTGATGTGTGGATACCCATGCAGTGGTAAAACCCAACGAGCCCATGAACTGAGAGAATACTTCACGAAAAATACAGAAAGACAGGTTCATATAGTCGGAGATGAAGATCAGGGAATTGACAAGAACTCTGTTTATGCAG ACTCACAGAAAGAGAAGAATCTGAGAGGATCGCTGAGAGCTGAAGTGGAGAG GAAAGTCAATAGAGGCGACATTGTCATTCTTGATTCCTTGAATTATATTAAAG GCTACAGATATGAGCTGTTCTGTCTTAtcaaacatacacaaacacCCCATTGCTTG ATGTACTGTTTGACGTCAGCTGATGTGAGCACAGAGTGGAATAAAGGCAGAGAGGCTGATTCTCAGTACACACAGGAAAT tcTTGATGCTCTAATACAGCGTTTTGAAGCCCCTGATTCAAGGAATAGATGGGATAGTCCACTCTTTACTATTCAGCAAGACGACTCACTTCCATTTGAGGCCATCTGCGATGCccttttcaaaagaaaagcacCACCACCTAATCAGTCCACACAGAGT CAACCGCTCTCATCCACCAACTTTCTGTATGAGTTGGACAAAGTTACTCAAGATGTCCTAATG GCTGTTCTTGAGTCACAGAAGACCAGCGTCCCTGGAGATCTCATTTCCATTCCTGGAGCTACGGAAAAG ATTGAATTCACAAGAAGTCTTAACATGGTGGAGTTGAGGAAACTCAGACGCCAGTTCATCAGTTACACCAAGATGCATCCAACAGAGAACATTGGACAGATTGCCAATATGTTTGTGCAGTATCTTAATAAGAGTATGCACTAA
- the ch25hl1.1 gene encoding cholesterol 25-hydroxylase-like protein 1, member 1, which yields MLNISEVALQLPTSTASNRLLQPLWDYLLFQHYSQISSPFFPVLLAFSSYFIFSVPFAVLDVLGEKAPLFKYKIQKGRRPTVGMMLRTLGKAVYNHLVFVLPAVLITKVVMPAPPLPAVAPTVWELFSGVLGVLLIFDAQYFLWHMVHHKNPHLYRWVHAIHHDYISPFSWSTQHLSGVELMTVGFWSNLNPILLKCHPLTIWTLSVFSIWMSVEDHIGYDLPYSPSHLVPFGLLGGTMTHDIHHQKPSSNFAPFFSHWDRLFGTAVTVKRTQRSDKER from the coding sequence ATGTTGAACATCAGTGAAGTCGCTCTTCAGCTCCCAACTTCCACAGCTTCAAACCGTCTCCTCCAGCCCCTGTGGGACTACCTGCTTTTTCAGCACTACAGCCAGATCTCGTCTCCGTTCTTCCCAGTGCTGCTCGCCTTCTCCAGCTACTTCATCTTCAGCGTCCCCTTCGCAGTCCTGGATGTCCTAGGAGAGAAAGCTCCTCTTTTCAAGTACAAGATCCAAAAGGGGCGGCGTCCCACCGTGGGCATGATGCTGAGGACTCTGGGGAAGGCGGTGTACAATCATCTGGTGTTTGTTCTTCCGGCTGTGTTGATCACCAAAGTAGTGATGCCCGCTCCCCCACTCCCTGCAGTTGCTCCGACTGTATGGGAGCTGTTCTCAGGCGTGTTGGGTGTCTTGCTCATCTTCGATGCTCAGTACTTCCTCTGGCACATGGTGCACCACAAAAACCCTCACCTGTACAGATGGGTCCATGCCATCCATCATGATTACATCTCTCCGTTTTCCTGGTCCACCCAGCACCTGAGCGGTGTGGAGCTGATGACGGTGGGCTTCTGGAGCAACCTCAATCCCATCCTGCTCAAGTGCCATCCTTTGACCATATGGACGCTCTCCGTTTTCAGCATTTGGATGTCTGTGGAAGACCATATTGGCTACGACCTGCCGTATTCTCCAAGCCACCTGGTTCCTTTTGGGCTTCTTGGAGGGACGATGACCCATGACATACATCACCAGAAACCCAGCAGCAACTTTGCACCTTTCTTTAGTCACTGGGACAGACTCTTCGGCACTGCCGTAACAGTGAAACGGACTCAGAGAAGTGATAAAGAACGGTAG
- the ch25hl1.2 gene encoding cholesterol 25-hydroxylase-like protein 1, member 2, whose protein sequence is MTVVHVFETIWETKDSVLQPMWDYLRLNHSETLRSPLFPVILTVASYFVLCIPYLVCDILGKKWPAIYRYKLQPDKLPTTAMLLHCSGVTLYNHILLVFPAAVAQWLWRPPVPLPERAPTLLELAGGVTGNLLLFDFQYFIWHFLHHKVRWLYVTFHAIHHNYSAPFALATQCLGGWELVTVGFWTTINPVLLRCHLLTTWMFMVVHVYVSVEDHCGYDFPWSTSRLIPFGVYGGPSKHDVHHQKPNTNFAPHFSHWDKLFGTHADFSYAKTQ, encoded by the coding sequence ATGACAGTAGTGCATGTTTTTGAGACAATTTGGGAGACAAAAGACTCAGTTTTGCAGCCTATGTGGGACTATTTGCGACTCAACCACTCTGAAACTCTTCGGTCTCCTCTCTTTCCTGTGATTTTGACCGTAGCGTCGTATTTTGTTCTTTGCATACCCTACCTAGTCTGTGACATCTTGGGAAAGAAGTGGCCAGCTATTTATCGGTACAAGCTCCAACCTGACAAGCTTCCCACAACTGCAATGCTCCTTCACTGCAGTGGAGTTACCCTTTATAACCACATACTTCTGGTGTTTCCTGCTGCAGTGGCTCAGTGGTTGTGGAGACCTCCTGTTCCTCTGCCTGAACGAGCACCTACATTGCTTGAACTTGCAGGTGGAGTGACTGGAAACCTTCTTCTCTTTGACTTCCAGTATTTCATCTGGCACTTTTTGCATCATAAGGTCCGCTGGCTGTATGTGACTTTCCATGCCATCCACCATAATTACTCTGCGCCCTTTGCTCTGGCCACACAGTGCCTCGGGGGATGGGAGTTGGTCACGGTGGGCTTCTGGACCACGATTAACCCCGTTCTTCTGAGGTGTCATCTGCTCACCACCTGGATGTTCATGGTGGTCCACGTGTACGTGTCAGTGGAAGACCACTGCGGATATGATTTCCCTTGGTCCACATCTCGTCTGATCCCTTTTGGTGTTTATGGAGGTCCGAGCAAGCATGATGTGCACCACCAGAAACCTAATACTAACTTTGCACCCCATTTTAGTCACTGGGATAAACTGTTCGGCACTCATGCTGATTTTAGTTATGCTAAAACTCAGTGA